TCTTAAAAAAGGTGGAAGATGAAAAAATTTGGTTTAGGGGTGTATTTGCTTCTTTTAGGTATTTTGGGCGGCTCTTTGATCATTTTAGGAGCGATAGTTGCACCCATTGTTTTCAAAGCTTCAAGCATTTTGCCTGAATTGAATCTGACTCCCTTTGAGAGCGGGAAACTCATGGCGCAAATCTTTGTGCGTTTCAATTATCTTTTGGGTGCGATCGGTTTTGTAGTGTTACTTTATGAAATCGTTTCGTTTATTTATTATAAAAGATCGTTAGTGTATTTGATCCTTGGCGTGGCGATAGGGGCGTTGTGTTTGCTCTTTGTTTTTTATTACACGCCTTATATTTTAAACGCTCAAAAAGTGGGCGAAGTTGCGCTTCAAAGCGCTGAATTTGCCCGCTCGCACGCTCAAAGCGAATGGCTGTTTAAGGAATTGTTTGTGCTGGTGTGCGCTTTGTTTTTTTGGCGTTTGTTTGGAAAAAATGCGGTTTGATTTAAAGGGGAGGATTTTTAGTTACTATCTAGGAAATGAGAAGGTGGCATTTAATGAAAAAGTTTAAAAAGAAACCAAAAAGTATAAAACGATCGCATCAAAATCAAAAAACAATCTTAAAGCGTCCTTTATGGCTTATGCCTTTACTGATTGGCGGGTTTGCTAGTGGGGTGTATGCGAATAATAATCTGTGGGATTTGTTAAACCCAAAAGTGGGGGGTGAGTATGTGCATTGGGTTAAGGGCAGTCAGTATTGCGCATGGTGGGAATTTGCAGGGTGTTTAAAAAATGTATGGGGGGCAAATCATAAAGGCTATGATGCTGGAAATGCCGCTAACTATTTATCTTCTCAAAACTATCAAGCTATTTCTGTTGGCACTGGGAATGAAACGGGGACTTATAGTTTAAGCGGTTTTACCAATTATGTTGGGGGCAATCTCACGATCAATCTAGGCAATAGCGTTGTTTTAGATTTAAGCGGTTCTAATAGTTTCACTTCGTATCAAGGTTATAATCAAGGCAAAGATGATGTAAGCTTTAATGTTGGCACAATCAATTTAAACGGCACTTTAGAAGTGGGCAATCGTGTGGGATCGGGAGCTGGCACGCACACCGGCACAGCCACTTTAAACTTGAACGCTAATAAAGTCAATATCAATTCTAATATCAGCGCGTATAAAACTTCGCAAGTGAATATAGGCAATGCTAACAGCGTTATTACCATTAATTCGGTTTCTTTAAGTGGGGATACTTGCAGTTCTTTAGCTAGTGTGGGCGTAGGGGCTAATTGCTCCACTTCTGGGCCTAGCTATTCTTTTAAAGGGACGACTAGCGCTACTAATACGACCTTTAGCAATGCAAGCGGCAGTTTCACTTTTGAAGAGAGTGCTAATTTTAGCGGGGCGAAATTAAATGGGGGGAGTTATACTTTCAATAAAGAGTTTAGAGCCACCAATAACACCGCCTTTAATAGAGGTAGTTTTACTTTTAAAGGCACAAGCTCTTTTAATGGTGCGAATTTTAGTAATGCTTCCTATACTTTTGACAATCAAGCCACTTTCCAAAACAGCTCCTTTAATGGGGGGACTTTTACTTTTAATAACCAAACTAATCCAACTAACAGCGCTCAGCACCCCCAAATGGTGTTTGAAAACAGCTCCTTTAGCGGCAGCACTACCACTCTTAAGGGTTCTGTAATTTTCCAGCAAGCCTTTAACAATTCAAACCACCAATTAACAATCCAAAACGCTTCCTTTAATAACGCTAACTTTAACAATAACGGTAAAATCACCATAGAAAAAGATGCGAGTTTTAACAGTACGACATTCAACACTTCTGTTGATACAAACAACATGAGTGTTACCGGTAGCGTTACTTTAAGCGGTAAAAATGACTTGAACAATGGCTCAACCCTTGATTTTGGGAGTTCTAAAATCACTCTCGCTCAAGGGACGACTTTCAATCTCACAAGTTTAGGGGATAAAAATAGTGTAACGATTTTAAATTCTAGCGGTGGGATCACTTATAGCGGTCTTTTAAACCATGCGCTCAACAGCTTGACAAACGCCCTAAAAACGAGCGAAAGCTCTTCAGATCCGCAAAGTTTCGCTCAAGGTTTGTGGGAGATGATCACTTATGATGGGGTTACCGGACAGCTTTTGAATGAAAACGCTGCAACATCTAAAAACACTGACTCTTCGCCCTCTAAATCCTCTACAAACTCTACGCAAGTCTATCAAGTGGGCTACAAAATAGGGGATACTATCTACAAACTGCAAGAAACTTTTGGCCCTAATTCCATTATTATCCAAGCTTTAGAGAGCGGGACTTACACGCCACCCCCTGTCATTAACGGCTCCAAATTTGACTTGTCCGCTTCAAATTATATCAATGCTGAC
The Helicobacter pylori genome window above contains:
- a CDS encoding DUF4149 domain-containing protein, whose translation is MKKFGLGVYLLLLGILGGSLIILGAIVAPIVFKASSILPELNLTPFESGKLMAQIFVRFNYLLGAIGFVVLLYEIVSFIYYKRSLVYLILGVAIGALCLLFVFYYTPYILNAQKVGEVALQSAEFARSHAQSEWLFKELFVLVCALFFWRLFGKNAV